In Meleagris gallopavo isolate NT-WF06-2002-E0010 breed Aviagen turkey brand Nicholas breeding stock chromosome 5, Turkey_5.1, whole genome shotgun sequence, a single window of DNA contains:
- the CALM1 gene encoding LOW QUALITY PROTEIN: calmodulin-1 (The sequence of the model RefSeq protein was modified relative to this genomic sequence to represent the inferred CDS: substituted 1 base at 1 genomic stop codon): MXADQLTEEQIAEFKEAFSLFDKDGDGTITTKELGTVMRSLGQNPTEAELQDMINEVDADGNGTIDFPEFLTMMARKMKDTDSEEEIREAFRVFDKDGNGYISAAELRHVMTNLGEKLTDEEVDEMIREADIDGDGQVNYEEFVQMMTAK, translated from the exons ATGTAGGCCGACCAGCTGACTGAAGAGCAGATTGCTG AATTCAAGGAAGCCTTTTCCCTATTTGACAAAGATGGTGATGGTACTATCACAACAAAAGAACTGGGAACTGTCATGAGGTCGCTGGGTCAAAATCCAACAGAAGCAGAATTGCAGGATATGATCAACGAGGTAGATGCTGATG gTAATGGCACTATTGACTTTCCTGAATTTTTAACCATGATGGCCAGAAAAATGAAGGACACAGACAGCGAGGAAGAAATCCGTGAGGCATTCCGAGTCTTTGACAAG GATGGCAATGGCTATATCAGTGCAGCAGAGCTACGTCATGTTATGACAAACTTAGGAGAAAAGCTAACAGATGAAGAAGTAGATGAAATGATCAGAGAAGCAGACATTGATGGGGATGGGCAAGTCAACTATGAAG AATTCGTACAGATGATGACCGCAAAGTGA